GGCCCCGCAGCTCGCCTGCTTCGAGCATGCGGTGCGCCTCCCCCATCTCCGACAACGGCAGCTCGACCGTTCCCCGCGCGGCGAGCCGCCCCGCGGTGAGCAGCCGGTTCACCGTGCGGGCCGCCTCCGCCAGCTCCGGGACGGTGGCGTGGGAGATGACGAAACCGACGACGGACCGGTCGTTGCGGTACAGCTCGGCCACCGGCAGCGCCGGCCGGTGGGCGCCCCCGGCGAGCACCACGACCCGTCCGCGCAGGGCCAGCAGGTCGACCACCCACTCCAGCTCGTTGCGTCCGGCCGTGTCCAGGTAGACGTCGACGCCATCGGGGCACGCCGCACGCAACCGGTCGGCGAGATCGGGCGCGCGGTAGTCCAGCGTCACCGCGGCACCGTTGCGCCGGCAGTGGTCGTGGTCGGCTGTCGACGCGGTCACCACGACCCGCGCGCCGGCCGTGGCGGCGAGCGCCACCAACGCCGTACCGACGTTGCCCGCGCCACCCGCCACCAGCACGGTCTCCCCGGGCCGCAGCCGGCCGTGCACGAACAACGCGAGGTACGCCGTGGCCGCCGGATGAAGCACGGTCACCGCCTCGCCCGGGTCGACCCCGACGGGCAGCCGGTACAGCCGGGCCGCCGGCACGACCGCCTGTTCGGCGGCGCTGCCCTGCCGCCCGTCGTACCCCAGGCTGTTGCACCAGACCAGGTCTCCGGCGCGGAGGCCGGCGGCGCCCGGTCCCGCCTCGGCCACCCGGCCGACCAGGTCCCGGCCGACGACGAAGGGCAGCGGCAGCGGCGTGGGAAAGGCCCCCGAGCGGACGAAGGTGTCGACCGGGTTGACGGTCGTCGCGATCACGTCGACCAGGACGTCCGTCGGGCCGGGACGCGGCGCCGGCAGGTCACCGAAGCGGATGTCGGCGGCGGACCCGGGCCCTTCGATGTACGCGGCTCGCATGACCTCATTCTCGCGGCGCGGCTGTCGCCCCGGCCGCGAGATGGGTTGGGCCGATAAGCACACAAACATCGGTGCGATGATCTCGGGGACAGTCGCGGCCCACTTTCTGATGTGCTTCGACGGCAGTCGGAAATCCGTCAGCCCGCAGGGCCGGGATTGCCGCTTCACCGCGTGTCGCCGGGCGGAGTCGCGTGCCGTGAGCAGCCGATCGGCGGGTTGTCCGGGTGCGGCCCACGCACCCAGCCGCTGCACGTCGGGTGTGCCCGTGACGACACGTGCACTGCTGGCGCGTTGACGCCGGCAGCGGCGCGGCGTACCGTGGCAAGGACTGAGGGCGGCTGGTGGATTGCGACCGACGATGTCGGTCACCAACAAGCACGATCCAGCCTGAATCCCCGAGTAAGCCTCGATTCCCATCGGGGCTTACTTTTCTTAATGCGCCATTCCGCGCACGCTCCCCGATTGACCCATCCACGGTCACATCCAGATCAACCGATTGTAGGATTTCGTTTCCGCGCATCCTGGTCGAGAATTTTCGCGCTACCTCTCTTCGTGACCGGAATGGTGTGCTGATGACGACCAACGAAGCGGTTCTGCTGGTTGACTGGCTCAATCTCAGCATTCACCTGAAGAATCAGCGCCTGTCCTTCGGTTCTGATCTGGTCGGCGATCTGATCAAGATCGCACGTGACGAGTGCGCCCGGCACGGCT
This genomic stretch from Micromonospora krabiensis harbors:
- a CDS encoding NADPH:quinone reductase, coding for MRAAYIEGPGSAADIRFGDLPAPRPGPTDVLVDVIATTVNPVDTFVRSGAFPTPLPLPFVVGRDLVGRVAEAGPGAAGLRAGDLVWCNSLGYDGRQGSAAEQAVVPAARLYRLPVGVDPGEAVTVLHPAATAYLALFVHGRLRPGETVLVAGGAGNVGTALVALAATAGARVVVTASTADHDHCRRNGAAVTLDYRAPDLADRLRAACPDGVDVYLDTAGRNELEWVVDLLALRGRVVVLAGGAHRPALPVAELYRNDRSVVGFVISHATVPELAEAARTVNRLLTAGRLAARGTVELPLSEMGEAHRMLEAGELRGRRVVVRP